One Halomonas sp. M4R1S46 genomic window carries:
- the parC gene encoding DNA topoisomerase IV subunit A translates to MTMDIQVAEGDVERLSLREYTEKAYLDYSMYVILDRALPHIGDGMKPVQRRIVYAMRELALSASAKYKKSARTVGDVLGKFHPHGDSACYEAMVLMAQPFSYRYPLVDGQGNWGSPDDPKSFAAMRYTEARLSKFAEVLLAELGQGTVDWTPNFDGTMQEPVVLPARLPHVLLNGGTGIAVGMATDIPPHNVGEVVEATCHLLRHPEATTSDLMGYLPGPDFPTEAEIITPRAELRKVYEAGRGSVKMRARYTREEGNVVITALPYQVSGAKVLEQIAGQMQAKKLPMVADLRDESTHEEPTRLVIEPRSNRVDIEALMAHLFATTDLEKNARINMNVIGLDGRPRVLPLPELLGEWLRFRRSTVRRRLEHRLGRVQDRLHILEGLLAAYLNIDEVIRIIREEDEPKAALIEAFGLSERQAEAILELRLRHLAKLEEMKIRGEQDDLEAERARLEELLGSEAALTDLIEEELRAAAEDYGDPRRSPLVEREESRALSEVELVGADPVTVVLSEKGWIRSAKGHDIDPAGLSYKAGDRFHLAARGKTNQPLVLLDDTGRAYSLTAHNLPSARSQGEPVTGRVNVAAGAHMAGVLLGPPATRYLLASDGGYGFVARLEALTGKNKSGKAVLSVPKGCSVVPPLVVPEGDGVSVAAVSNEGRLLVFPLDQLPELAKGKGNKMLDIPGARAARREEFLRDLALLAPGQALVVHAGKRKLTLKAADLDYYRGERGRRGSKLPRGLQKVDRLESLKPEA, encoded by the coding sequence ATGACCATGGATATCCAGGTGGCGGAGGGCGACGTCGAGCGCCTGTCCCTTCGCGAGTACACCGAGAAGGCGTACCTCGACTACTCGATGTACGTCATCCTCGACCGGGCGTTGCCGCACATCGGCGACGGCATGAAGCCGGTCCAGCGGCGCATCGTCTACGCCATGCGCGAGCTGGCGCTCTCGGCCAGCGCCAAGTACAAGAAGTCGGCGCGCACCGTCGGCGATGTGCTGGGCAAGTTCCACCCCCACGGCGACAGCGCCTGCTACGAGGCCATGGTGCTGATGGCCCAGCCGTTCAGCTACCGCTATCCGCTGGTGGACGGCCAGGGCAACTGGGGCAGCCCCGACGACCCCAAGTCCTTCGCCGCCATGCGCTACACCGAGGCGCGGCTGTCCAAGTTCGCCGAGGTGCTGCTCGCCGAGCTCGGCCAGGGCACCGTGGACTGGACCCCCAACTTCGACGGCACCATGCAGGAACCGGTGGTGCTGCCGGCGCGGCTGCCCCATGTGCTGCTCAACGGCGGCACCGGCATCGCCGTGGGCATGGCCACCGACATCCCGCCGCACAACGTGGGCGAGGTGGTCGAGGCCACCTGCCACCTGCTGCGCCACCCCGAGGCCACCACCTCCGACCTGATGGGCTACCTGCCGGGGCCGGACTTTCCCACCGAGGCCGAGATCATTACCCCGCGGGCCGAGCTGCGCAAGGTCTACGAGGCCGGCCGCGGCTCGGTGAAGATGCGCGCCCGCTATACCCGGGAGGAGGGCAACGTGGTGATCACCGCGCTGCCCTACCAGGTCAGCGGCGCCAAGGTGCTCGAGCAGATCGCCGGCCAGATGCAGGCCAAGAAGCTGCCCATGGTCGCCGACCTGCGCGACGAGTCGACCCATGAGGAGCCCACCCGGCTGGTGATCGAGCCGCGCTCCAACCGGGTCGACATCGAGGCGCTGATGGCGCACCTGTTCGCCACCACCGACCTCGAGAAGAACGCCCGCATCAACATGAACGTGATCGGCCTGGACGGCCGGCCGCGGGTGCTGCCGCTGCCCGAGCTGCTCGGCGAGTGGCTGCGCTTCCGCCGCAGCACCGTGCGCCGGCGCCTCGAGCATCGCCTGGGCAGGGTCCAGGATCGCCTGCACATCCTCGAGGGCCTGCTCGCCGCCTACCTCAACATCGACGAGGTGATCCGCATCATCCGCGAGGAGGACGAGCCCAAGGCCGCGCTGATCGAGGCCTTCGGCCTCAGCGAGCGCCAGGCCGAGGCGATCCTCGAGCTGCGCCTGCGCCACCTGGCCAAGCTCGAGGAGATGAAGATCCGCGGCGAGCAGGACGACCTCGAGGCCGAGCGCGCGCGCCTGGAGGAACTGCTGGGCTCCGAGGCCGCGCTCACCGACCTGATCGAGGAGGAGCTGCGCGCCGCCGCCGAGGACTACGGCGACCCGCGGCGCTCGCCGCTGGTCGAGCGCGAGGAGTCACGGGCGCTCTCCGAGGTCGAGCTCGTCGGTGCCGACCCGGTCACCGTGGTGCTCTCCGAGAAGGGCTGGATCCGCAGCGCCAAGGGTCATGACATCGACCCCGCGGGGCTGTCCTACAAGGCCGGCGATCGCTTCCACCTCGCCGCCCGCGGCAAGACCAACCAGCCGCTGGTGCTGCTCGACGACACCGGGCGCGCCTATAGCCTGACCGCCCACAACCTGCCCAGCGCCAGGAGCCAGGGCGAACCGGTCACCGGGCGGGTCAACGTCGCGGCCGGGGCGCACATGGCCGGTGTCCTGCTGGGCCCGCCGGCCACCCGCTACCTGCTGGCCTCGGACGGCGGCTACGGCTTCGTCGCTCGCCTCGAGGCCCTGACCGGCAAGAACAAGTCGGGCAAGGCCGTGCTCTCGGTGCCCAAGGGCTGCAGCGTGGTACCGCCGCTGGTCGTCCCCGAGGGTGACGGCGTGAGCGTGGCGGCGGTGTCCAACGAGGGCCGCCTGCTGGTCTTCCCGCTGGACCAGCTGCCGGAGCTCGCCAAGGGCAAGGGCAACAAGATGCTCGATATCCCCGGGGCCCGGGCCGCCCGCCGCGAGGAGTTCCTCCGCGATCTGGCGCTGCTGGCCCCCGGCCAGGCGCTGGTGGTGCACGCCGGCAAGCGCAAGCTGACACTGAAGGCCGCCGATCTCGACTACTATCGGGGGGAGCGCGGTCGCCGCGGCAGCAAGCTGCCCCGTGGCCTGCAGAAGGTCGATCGATTGGAAAGCTTGAAGCCGGAAGCTTGA
- the parE gene encoding DNA topoisomerase IV subunit B — MTQYSASSIEVLAGLEPVRKRPGMYTDTSRPNHMVQEVIDNSVDEALAGHARAIGVRLFEDGGVEVSDDGRGMPIDTHPEHGVSGVELIMTKLHAGGKFSASSYRFSGGLHGVGVSVVNALSRRLEVEVLKGGERHGMAFEHGEKASPLEVIGSAAKRATGTVVRFWPEPGYFDSPKLSLSRLKHLLRAKAVLCPGLEVTLVEPDGTQSVWQFEDGLRDYLAQTTDGFEVLPAAPFVGHFADDEHGVDWAIQWLPEGGEPLLESYVNLIPTPQGGTHVNGLRSGLLEALREFCEYRSLLPRGVKLTAEDLWERVAYVLSVKMLDPQFAGQTKERLSSRTVAGFVSGVVKDAFSLWLNHHVDQGEALADLVISAAQRRQKSAKKVARKKVTSGPALPGKLADCSGQDPAGSELFLVEGDSAGGSAKQARNRETQAILPLRGKILNTWEVESHDIYGSQEVHDIAVAVGMDPGSDDLSKLRYHKICILADADSDGLHIATLLCALFVRHFPALVDAGHVFVAMPPLYRIDLGKEVFYALDESEKAAILRQLEGRRGTPNVQRFKGLGEMSPLQLRETTMAPETRRLVQLTREAGDGTLEMMDMLLAKKRSADRKSWLEDYGNLAEIEV, encoded by the coding sequence ATGACACAATACAGCGCCAGCTCCATCGAGGTGCTTGCCGGGCTCGAGCCGGTGCGCAAGCGCCCCGGCATGTACACCGATACCTCGCGGCCCAACCACATGGTCCAGGAGGTCATCGACAACAGCGTGGACGAGGCGCTGGCCGGCCATGCCCGAGCCATCGGCGTGCGACTCTTCGAGGACGGGGGCGTCGAGGTCAGCGACGACGGTCGTGGCATGCCCATCGACACCCACCCGGAACACGGCGTCTCCGGGGTCGAGTTGATCATGACCAAGCTGCATGCCGGCGGGAAGTTCTCGGCCTCGAGCTACCGCTTCTCCGGCGGCCTGCACGGGGTCGGCGTCTCGGTGGTCAATGCCCTGTCCCGGCGCCTCGAGGTGGAGGTGCTCAAGGGCGGGGAACGCCACGGCATGGCCTTCGAGCACGGCGAGAAGGCCTCGCCCCTGGAAGTGATCGGCTCGGCCGCCAAGCGCGCCACAGGCACCGTGGTGCGCTTCTGGCCGGAGCCCGGCTACTTCGACTCGCCGAAGCTGTCGCTGTCCCGGCTCAAGCACCTGCTGCGGGCCAAGGCGGTGCTCTGCCCGGGACTCGAGGTCACCCTCGTCGAGCCCGACGGTACCCAGAGCGTCTGGCAGTTCGAGGATGGCCTGCGCGACTACCTGGCCCAGACCACCGACGGTTTCGAGGTGCTGCCCGCGGCCCCCTTCGTCGGGCACTTCGCCGACGACGAGCATGGCGTGGACTGGGCCATCCAGTGGCTGCCCGAGGGCGGCGAGCCGCTGCTCGAGAGCTACGTCAACCTGATCCCCACGCCCCAGGGCGGCACCCACGTCAACGGCCTGCGCTCGGGGCTGCTGGAGGCCCTGCGCGAGTTCTGCGAGTACAGAAGCCTCTTGCCGCGGGGCGTCAAGCTCACCGCCGAGGATCTCTGGGAGCGGGTCGCCTACGTGCTCTCGGTGAAGATGCTCGACCCCCAGTTCGCTGGCCAGACCAAGGAACGGCTGTCGTCGCGGACCGTGGCCGGCTTCGTCTCGGGGGTGGTCAAGGATGCCTTCTCGCTGTGGCTCAACCATCACGTCGACCAGGGCGAGGCCCTGGCGGACCTGGTGATCAGCGCCGCCCAGCGCCGCCAGAAGAGTGCCAAGAAGGTGGCGCGCAAGAAGGTCACCTCGGGGCCGGCGCTGCCCGGCAAGCTGGCCGACTGCTCGGGCCAGGACCCGGCCGGCAGCGAGCTGTTCCTGGTGGAGGGGGACAGCGCCGGCGGCAGCGCCAAGCAGGCTCGCAACCGCGAGACACAGGCGATCCTGCCGCTGCGCGGCAAGATCCTCAACACCTGGGAGGTCGAGTCCCACGACATCTACGGCTCCCAGGAGGTCCACGACATCGCCGTGGCCGTGGGCATGGACCCGGGCAGCGACGACCTCTCCAAGCTGCGCTACCACAAGATCTGCATCCTGGCCGATGCCGACTCCGACGGCCTGCACATCGCCACCCTGCTGTGCGCGCTCTTCGTGCGGCACTTCCCGGCCCTGGTGGACGCCGGCCATGTGTTCGTGGCGATGCCGCCGCTGTACCGCATCGACCTGGGCAAGGAGGTCTTCTACGCCCTCGACGAGAGCGAGAAGGCCGCCATCCTGCGCCAGCTCGAGGGCCGGCGCGGCACCCCCAACGTCCAGCGCTTCAAGGGCCTCGGCGAGATGAGCCCGCTGCAGCTGCGCGAGACCACCATGGCTCCCGAGACCCGCCGGCTGGTGCAGCTGACCCGCGAGGCCGGCGACGGCACCCTGGAGATGATGGACATGCTGCTGGCCAAGAAGCGTTCCGCCGACCGCAAGAGCTGGCTGGAGGACTACGGCAATCTCGCCGAAATAGAGGTCTGA
- a CDS encoding YqiA/YcfP family alpha/beta fold hydrolase — protein sequence MLSPACPRVPTTGVLYLHGFNSGSASPKAALMREACVDLGLPCATPDLPHRPDQALDAATARLAELGEYPLVVGSSMGGFLATVLAERHDLPGVLVNPAVAPGRLVADWVGEAFVNPYSGERFLVEEAHRRALAAMTPERIVPGRYLLLLGTADETLEAGDAFAFYQGARTVLHPGGDHGFAALADYLPAILAQGGHALAPGRVAARD from the coding sequence ATGCTGAGTCCCGCCTGCCCGCGCGTGCCGACCACCGGGGTCCTCTACCTCCACGGCTTCAACAGCGGCAGCGCCTCCCCCAAGGCGGCGTTGATGCGGGAGGCCTGCGTTGACCTCGGGCTGCCCTGTGCCACCCCGGACCTGCCGCACCGCCCCGACCAGGCGCTGGACGCGGCGACGGCCCGCCTGGCCGAGCTGGGCGAGTACCCGCTGGTGGTGGGCAGCTCCATGGGCGGCTTCCTGGCGACGGTGCTCGCCGAGCGCCACGACCTGCCCGGGGTGCTGGTCAACCCGGCGGTGGCTCCCGGGCGCCTGGTGGCGGACTGGGTCGGCGAGGCCTTCGTCAATCCCTACAGCGGCGAGCGCTTCCTGGTCGAGGAGGCCCACCGGCGAGCGCTGGCGGCGATGACGCCCGAGCGCATCGTGCCGGGGCGTTACCTGCTGCTGCTGGGCACCGCGGACGAGACTCTCGAGGCCGGCGACGCCTTCGCCTTCTACCAGGGGGCCAGGACCGTGCTGCACCCGGGCGGCGATCACGGCTTCGCCGCCCTGGCCGACTACCTGCCGGCGATCCTGGCCCAGGGCGGCCATGCCCTGGCCCCCGGCCGGGTGGCGGCGCGGGACTGA
- the pgi gene encoding glucose-6-phosphate isomerase — protein MSHTPIDQQRAWCALAEHAAGMRRRHLRDLFVEQPGRFETFSRSAAGLTLDLSKQRWTGQTLDLLLDLARDAGVPEAIRGLLAGERVNRSEDRPALHTALRLPAEARLEVDGEDLVPSVHATLERMATMVERFHAGQWRGATGKPIRDVVNLGVGGSDLGPLMVTHALADYRPEGVHRIDVHFASTMDGSQLADYLTRLNPETTLFVLSSKSFTTIDTLSNARTARDWLKSRLLGAAGEEGVDEALVMRQHFIGVSASPEKMAEWGIADDHQLEFWEWVGGRYSLWGAIGLPIALVVGMAQFRGLLAGAHAMDRHFSEAALADNLPVLLALAGIWNVNFLDIRAHSILPYDGRLEYFAAYLEQLEMESNGKSVTHDGDQVGYSTCPVLWGQLGPNAQHAFYQLLHQGTQAVECDFIAPRVRYDDVPDPATRDHLMGQHRLTLANCFAQSRVLMLGDDAIEEDGPRPEYKHYRGNQPSSTLLLDRLTPETLGALIALYEHKVFVQATIWDINPFDQWGVELGKKIAGETQHTLEHRTGLEGMDDSTRGLIEAVWSAEAEHGR, from the coding sequence ATGAGCCATACCCCCATCGACCAGCAGCGGGCCTGGTGTGCCCTGGCCGAGCATGCCGCCGGCATGAGACGCCGGCACCTGCGCGACCTCTTCGTCGAGCAGCCGGGCCGCTTCGAGACCTTCAGCCGCAGCGCGGCCGGCCTGACCCTCGATCTCTCCAAGCAGCGCTGGACCGGCCAGACCCTCGACCTGCTGCTCGACCTGGCCCGGGACGCCGGGGTCCCCGAGGCGATCCGCGGCCTGCTGGCCGGCGAACGCGTCAACCGCAGCGAGGACCGTCCGGCCCTGCACACCGCCCTGCGCCTGCCCGCCGAGGCCCGCCTCGAGGTCGACGGCGAGGACCTGGTGCCCTCGGTGCATGCCACCCTGGAGCGCATGGCCACCATGGTCGAGCGCTTTCACGCCGGCCAGTGGCGGGGCGCCACCGGCAAGCCGATCCGCGACGTGGTCAACCTCGGCGTCGGCGGCTCCGACCTGGGGCCGCTGATGGTCACCCACGCCTTGGCCGACTACCGTCCCGAGGGCGTCCACCGTATCGACGTGCACTTCGCCTCGACCATGGACGGCTCGCAGCTGGCCGACTACCTGACCCGGCTCAACCCCGAAACCACGCTGTTCGTGCTGTCGTCCAAGTCCTTCACTACCATCGACACCCTGTCCAATGCCCGCACCGCGCGGGACTGGCTCAAGTCGCGGCTGCTGGGTGCCGCCGGCGAGGAGGGCGTCGACGAGGCGCTGGTGATGCGCCAGCACTTCATCGGTGTCTCGGCGAGCCCCGAGAAGATGGCCGAGTGGGGCATCGCCGACGACCACCAGCTGGAGTTCTGGGAGTGGGTCGGCGGCCGCTACTCGCTGTGGGGCGCCATCGGCCTGCCCATCGCCCTGGTGGTGGGCATGGCGCAGTTCCGTGGCCTGCTGGCCGGCGCGCATGCCATGGATCGCCACTTCAGCGAGGCGGCGCTCGCCGACAACCTGCCCGTGCTGCTGGCGCTCGCCGGCATCTGGAACGTCAACTTCCTGGATATCCGTGCCCACTCGATCCTGCCCTATGACGGCCGCCTCGAGTATTTCGCCGCCTACCTCGAGCAGCTGGAGATGGAGTCCAACGGCAAGTCGGTGACCCACGATGGCGACCAGGTCGGCTATTCCACCTGCCCGGTGCTGTGGGGGCAGCTCGGCCCCAACGCCCAGCACGCCTTCTACCAGCTGCTCCACCAGGGCACCCAGGCCGTGGAGTGCGACTTCATCGCCCCCCGGGTGCGCTACGACGACGTGCCCGATCCGGCCACCCGCGATCACCTGATGGGGCAGCACCGCCTGACGCTGGCCAACTGCTTCGCCCAGTCGCGGGTGCTGATGCTCGGCGACGATGCCATCGAGGAGGACGGGCCGCGGCCGGAGTACAAGCACTACCGGGGCAACCAGCCGTCCAGCACCCTGCTGCTCGACCGCCTGACCCCCGAGACCCTGGGGGCGTTGATCGCCCTCTACGAGCACAAGGTGTTCGTCCAGGCGACCATCTGGGACATCAATCCCTTCGACCAGTGGGGGGTGGAGCTGGGCAAGAAGATCGCCGGCGAGACCCAGCACACCCTGGAGCATCGCACCGGCCTCGAGGGCATGGACGACTCCACCCGCGGCCTGATCGAGGCGGTCTGGTCGGCCGAGGCGGAGCATGGCCGATGA